In Chanodichthys erythropterus isolate Z2021 chromosome 20, ASM2448905v1, whole genome shotgun sequence, the genomic stretch TGATGCTGTTCTGTTAAGTGAATCAGATGAATTCAGAAAACCGTTGAGATTCACTAACAAAGAACAGTTCGTTCACTCGTTTATGGGAATCAAACTATTCTTGTTGTGATTTATATTTGATGCACTTTAAATCAACAGAATCACACTactatataatatgatatatatatatatatatatatatatatatatatatatatatatatatatatatatatatatacacacacgcacacacacacacacacacacacacacacacacacacacatttatatatatggtatatgtatgtgtacatGTACTAGTATGTatctttatttcattttttatctcTATGTCTGTAAAGCGCTTTGTGGTGTTACCtttaaaggcgctatataaaataaagttgtttattattattattattattactaccatagacatcatattactactactactattctGGCTGTACTTTTCTGATTCACAAGTTTTGTGAACTAGTTCAAGTGAGTCGTTTAATAGATTCGACTCAAACGAACAGTGCGTTAACGAATCGGACATCCACTGCTACCCACGGGAGCGCGcccttcccctctctctctctctctctctctctctctctctctctctctctctctctccctccctctctctctctctctctctctctctctctctgaacgCAACAGCTGCATAGTGAGTGATTTGCAAACATTGAAAGCAAGGCATTTCGTCCGGCTAACAATTGGCTAACTCAGCTAATCAGATttccagaaagaaagaaagaaaaccagCTACCAAACTAACATCCCATAGACGTTATTAGTTACTATAGCGATTGTTGGCACACAATAAGAATACCTGACGAAGTCTGAACATAATGGTAGGTATGGAGGGTGAGTTCCTTATTTTCTATATCACTCATCGTTAGCGTGTCGTTAGCCAAATTTCTGTTATCAGCACGAGCGCAGGTTGATCTATAACTCACCAAAGTTAACGAACTAAAACAAAGGCTTTAGTTGAACACAAACACTCTGTAATGTGAAATGAAACAAGAGGATGATGAAgttggtttctttttttgtaatgcAGGAACTGCATTAAGGTCTTTTGATGTTCTTCCTTAACTTGAAAGGGGAAAGAATAGACAACAACTTGACAAAAGTTTCAGCCATCCCCAAAAACAAAAGTTGTGTTTTGCTATCCGACCTGTTATGCTATTCACATAATAGCTTTTAATGCagccatttcaaaacaatttATTCTAATAGCTACAAAAAAGGAACTTTTTGTATAAGTCAAACGAGGTTGGATATATTAAtgattttatgttatgtttgaaTATCTATTCAGTCTTGTTTGTATTCTTTCTTCCATCAAACTATATATTATAAGTTACTTATAGCTTATACTTGACCGTATAGTAATCTCATTGTTCTGTAGTAAACACATCTTAACTGTAGTTTGGGAGGAGTGTTGTATCACATtcctaaatgaaaagaaaaacaggGCATGCAGGTATATTGTCGAGGTATGTAGTAAAATTACTACTTGCAGTATCTAGAGTTGCTGATCAAGTTAGAATGATCACGTGTCAGGAAATTACAGCCACATTAAAGACACGCTTCCACACACGAGGCATTATTATTTATGTAAGCCATGATTTCGTTCATAAAGCGCGTCGTTAACATAGTTTCTATTATGTTTTTGATAAAACGATATTTTTAAACTTTGCATTATGACGTCAGTAACCGTTGTTTTAATAGGCAGCCATCGCCATATCTCCTCCCTAGTCTCACACATTTGTTCTCGACGACACACGTATATGCTTGTGTGTATATCTATGTCTATGTATACataaacacatgcacacacacatataatgttatatatatatatatatagcagatgatatacatacatatatacaatatacatacacacacacacatatatatatatatatatatatatatatatatatatatatatatatatatatatatatatatatatatatataatatattatctgctatatatatatatatacatacatacatacatacatataatatatacatatgcaCATGCGTATTTATATACATCACACATGTATATCATTTGagatacattatatatatatatatatatatatatatatatatatatatatatatatatatatatatatagagcgCAGATGATATAACATCATAcaatatacacttttttttaactttattcaTAATTGTTTTTGGTTGACATCAGAATAACAGTTATGAGATAATTGCTGAGCAaccactttttcttttttttttttcttttttttaaagaaaaacagtatgtgagtCTTTTAGTAAAGTATAATAACCTGTTTTTCACTTATTTGCATGAGCCAGCTGCGCCATTTATTGTTCTCTAAGACAATTGCAGTAAGTGTAACTGACACTGTGTCTTTTTAAGAACTCTTATTGATACATTTGGATGGTTTTGGGGCCAACAAACTCGCTATTCCTGCGAACAGGTTGCATGGCAAAGCCCAAACAAAAGAGTAAGACAAACACCAGCTGGTCCCTAGCTGTTTCTTCAGCATGTCAACTAACCCTGTTTTAGTCTATTATAATGACGCAAGTGTAGGTGGAgccattaacattttaattattgtgAATTGGTTTGGTTTTCTAGATAACTTTTGTGCATTTAGAAGTAAATGTCTTTGCTCAGGATTGGTTTGTGATTGCTATCAGAAGTATTTTGAGAAGCAAACAGTGTTGTTTGTTGAAATCAGCATGGCGAGGTCTGCCATTAGAGTATGTCTGCAGAGTGTAAAAGCATTCACagattgttttctttctttttcacttgctttttttttttaacagtggtTATTCGGTAGATAACTGAAGTGTTGAAGCTTCCTTTTCAgccttctctttttttcatctTCAGCCTCTGTTTCTCTTTTTCAGTGCCTAACATTAGCAAAGCCTATTTTTGTGTTGCACAGGGTTTCCCTAAAAGTGATTTGGACTAGTAGTGTGGATGTTGGGATGTAGAGATTATTGACATTTGAATtgaatagttttattttttaatgtttcatatTTAAGGTATTGCttttattgtaaaataggcCTAAGTACTTGCGCAGTTTGGCAAGTTGCCTGAAACTTGATTTAGGCTTGAATAAGGGTGTTGCATATTCATTTTGGGTGTAATTTAATATCCTAAGAGAAAGATTAATTTGGTTGCCTGTATTTATTGGCTTGTTTCAGCATGGAAGGTAGGCTAAAAGGTTGCAGAACAATGCTGTGACTCCACCTAAGGCCTCATGAGCGAGGTTTCGCAGATATTGTGAAGGACACCGCTGTAGATAGGCATACAACTCTGGCTTCCTGTTGCTTCACCGTAATTCATCTAAATAATTTCAACAGCTTTTTCCCTGTAAAAACTTTCTAAAGatttgaaattgtttttttccttCAATTTGTGTAAATGCACCAATACAGAATACAGCGAATGTCGGATCTGTGAGTTTGTTTTTTACGTATACATATCTACTGAAATTATGCATTCAGTAGCACTAGATGCAACATACTTTCACTGTTCCTTTATGAAAAACATGTTGGAATGAtgaattatgtattttattatcaaTTATCAACTTTCTcgatattaatttaatcttgtttatttagtaatataaaaaatctattaaatcttgctccaaacttttgaacatgtATATGTTAAAGCAATCATAGGGGTCTATTGTCTTAAAAGATGACACTTGTACGTGAAtcatagaaaaaaaatgtagtgtttttttttttttttttttttttttaaactgtgagTCATAGAAAAATATGGTAGATAATTTAAAGTTTTCCCCAAAGTTATACTGTACAAAGCCTGATTTTTAGACCGGAAAGTTTTACAGTCCTGCATTGTGATCTACTTATTTAGTTGATTTGAACAGTTGTTTCCATTTAGTCcttttaatttatgtaaatAAGACAAATGACATCAAAGGACTTGAAGGTGAAATGCCAGTCGTTGACATTCAAGTTCTAAAATGGCTGCTCATTTTAAGCTGTCCTACGGTGTTGTGTGATATACTCCGCTCCatctaaaattatttaaacagcatttttataatatattttttataatgtattattgtGCATGCAGTTTTTGTTGTCTTATCAATTGAGATTACTACATGGGGTATttgtacacacaaaaaaaaaaaaagatttgtcaCACTTCTGGACCACTGAAGTTGattaaaaatgttgaaaaactaaataaatggaGACTAGTTGTAGCATATAAAACAAAAGTTATAGCATCCCtaatacaaacacatttttaaccTAAATTCTTGATAAAACGTGTCTATCCTTTTCATTTACATTGGGAATGGTGCACAGTCCCACTGGAGTAACTTAGTTAGCACTAAGGACTTTTCTCAAGGGCACAATTATTATAGACTAACACTGTACCCTCAACAACCCCCTAGCTGCTGGTTCATTCCCAATTCAGATACTTTGGGGTCAAAGCTACAACCGTTGGCTGTTTGCCCAGATCTTTACCCCACTAGCTTACTATTGCATTTTGCTCAGTATATGTTTCCGTAAATAATGAAAccgtatttaaatatattctaaAGTAAAATAATCCTCTCATTTTGCTGTAACAACATAATGTTGAATGTATGTTTTGAGCAATGAGTTTAAATTATCACTTGCTCAGTATTTGTTCCACTTTGACAAATTGCAATGTGCTTAAACTTTTCTTTGGTCTCTAGTTTACTTAGGAAACTTAAGCGAAACATCAATCCTAGGACCCTATGTGGTTGCTAATCTTTTTAACTATCAATGTTACATCATGTTTCATGTTGAGTAACAGAACAAACCCAATTAATTTAATCATTTGTATTTGTAAGTGCAGTCCTGAGTTGATTGCATTCCACCGAAGTGGCCACACCTGACTTTCTTTTTCCTTCATTTCAGGTTTTGCCTGTCAGGACAATTCCTCTGTGTGAATCACAAGAAATCAACTGATCGAGTTTATGCCCCATTACCTGGCAGTGACTGGCAAGCCCCGACTGCTTCTCTTGTATAGGATGGATCATAGGGGTTTACAGAAACTTTTAGCATACATGCTGTTCTGAAAATCAAATTCAAAAGTACCATGGAAGTGTTAAGAGTGTTTGGTATTTTATCTCATGCATGATGTCCTTCATGAGTATTTCAAAAGAATGACGACTCTTTTCCATGTCTTGTAACATTCAACATATTGTTTCATACAagatttcaactaaaactaaataagaaaaaaacaaaaaatacccTGGTAAATTCCTGCTGACATGCCTACCCACCCATTGATCCCATATGTGGAAAGTCCTGATGGACTAGGCCATGACATCCTTAGCCACAGCAGTGCAAACATGCCTGGTACTGGGTCTAGTATGACACCCCATGCCAGCTTGGTGGAAAAATCTGACACGCTGGCAGAAAGCAGCCTACCTCTAGACTGCATGTTTTGTGAAGAGACTTTCCTGCATCAGGAAGACCTGGGACCACACCTTCTATCCCAGCATCCCACAACATTCCATGCGCCTGCAGTGTTGCGCGTTGAAGCGGAATTCTTAACTCCCAGCGACCGGGCCCGTTCTAAGACCTGCCCAGCTGTGGAAAAGAATGAGGAGCTCTGTTGCGTTGTGTGCGGCCAGGCTGTCGCCGATGCGACAGAGTTGGAAACgcacatgaggaaacacaaggACTCTTTCACATACTGCTGCGGTCTCTGTGGACGTCGTTTCAAAGAACCGTGGTTCCTGAAGAACCACATGAGAACCCATGGTGGAAAAGCAGGGTCTAAAAACAAAAACCAGGACCTGGAGATCCCAACTACCGTCAATGATGTCATCCAAGACCAACCCCCATCACCTGTGGTCACACCGTACAAAATGTGCATGATATGTGGCTTCTTTTTCCTCAACAAAGAAGTTCTGGCTGAGCACAGTAAAGTCCACAATCGGGAACTGGAAGTGGATGAGAACGTCTCCCCTGAGAGCCAACCTTCTGAGGAGGTTCCTGTATCTCAGAAGTCGTTTTTGCAGACCTTACAGTTGCATCCTTCTGGCGCAAGAGAAGCTGAACAAAATCACCCATCTGGACGCTGGATATCACAACTTGATCCTTTCAACACCTACCAGGCCTGGCAGTTGGCCACCAGGGGCAAGATCGCAGCAGGTCCCAACTTGGCCAAGGAGCTCAACGCAGACTCCAACTCTGAGAACGAGGACTCTGGTTCTGAAAAAGAGGAACTGGGGGCCATCTGGGCTTCTGGTGGTGCAGATAAACCTGCTAGGCGAGGCCTAAGAAGTGAACTCAAGCCTACTGAGACCCCTTCCCCGTCACCTGAGCAAAAGGGTCTGATTCGTAAAGACAAGCCAACAAACTGTGAAGAGTGTGGCAAGATCTTCAGGACATACCATCAGTTGGTCCTTCATTCTAGAATCCACAAGGGCAGAGGGGGAGCAGAGAGCCCAACCACACCTGTAGACGGGAGGGCCCAAAGTGTAGGCTCGTGTAGTAGTTCATCTCTCGACCGAGCAGAGGAGTACTCCGAGGATGGCTCCGAAGAGGGAGTGCCAGTTGACGCCTTTAATCCAGGTATTATTACCCAAGTGTTTGGTATTGCATTCACATTTATTCGTTTTTAATTGCTTGGTAAAAACAACAAACTGTCATTTGTCACCTCTTCGTCCACAGAGAGCTCATAATTGGCATCATCTTGTTGAATTATGTACACCATAATTGCCAAAGAAATGTGCACTCTTTACTACAGACGAAGCTATTTCTGTCTCAAGGGTTCACACTTCACACAGGCCTATTTTTGTACTAGTGAAGAACTTAGAGCTCCCTCTGCTGGTCAAGAGAACTTGAATCTTGCATTCCTGAAGGCATTCTGTAGTATGTCTCATATGCAGCTTGCAGTTTTACATTTCTGTTATAGGACACCATGTTGTACCATTCAAGCAATATATGTTTTGCATATGTCTCTCTTTGTCCTACAGATAAAAGCGAGGATGGATCAGGTAAAATGAAGCTCAAAATTCTTGCTCCAAGAAAATGCAGTTACTGTGGCAAGACTTTCCGCTCAAATTATTACCTCAATATTCATCTCAGGACACATACTGGTTAGTAGTTGGTTGTATTGCTACTCATTTGGCTTCTGTTTGCTTGTATTTCAGGATGAAAGTAGTTTTTCTTTTAATACAGATTGTTTATTTGCCATggtttatttaaatattgatgtcTCTTTTCATTTCACAGGCGAAAAACCTTATAAATGTGAATATTGTGACTATGCCGCAGCACAGAAAACGTCTTTGAGGTACCATTTAGACAGACGCCACAAGGACAAACCTTTCACGGAAATCCCGAACATTCCTGCAACATCGTCTGCTAGAAATATCATCAAGGCCATTGAACCTCCCAAGAATGAAGATAACCAACAAACCTTAAAACCAGCCAAGCAATGGCTTGCTCCTAAACCTCTCCCTGCCAGTGTTAAACATGAATCAGGCATGAGCCAGGCCGTTATTACCAGCACAAGTCCTTTCATTCAAGTAAAGCAAGAGTATGTAAGTTCTCCTGTCGCAGCTCCTTACACCCCTGCGAGTGAGGTCAACAAAAAATACCCATTACCAGTAAAcctgaagttggaggagaaagaAGCTTCTGAGGCACCATTGAATCTGTCTCTCAAAGTGTCTCTTTCTGTATCTGCTACTTCAGTACCCAGAAACCGGTTACTGACCAACACATGTACCTCTTGCTCCTATGAAACCCTTTACCCTGAGGTTCTTCTTATGCATAAAAAGCTTATCCACAAGGAGAAGTTTGATGTCAAGAAGAACGGATACAGGGGACCTCAGAAACAGAAACGGTACACTGGTTGCCCCCCGGCTCTTGAGGGCAAAGACGTCACTCCTTTGCCCAACATCAACAGGAAGCATCCCCGTCGGACCAAATCCCCACTCCGGCAGCCGGAGAAACCTGGGGAGAGGGTTTCGAAACATCAACAGATGTCTAAGATTTCTCCTGCAAAAGAGCGCTGGAGAGAACAGCATCAGGATGGTCAGCGGGGCAGGGAATCGGATGCAACCAGCTCGCTATCTAGAATCTCAGAGCAGGAATCTAGCAGAAAAGTAAACGTGCCAATTGTAAACGATCGCGAGTTGTCCAAGAAGAGGCCTGGCTTGGATCATGAGATGAATCAGAGGGCAAGCGTGGGCAAAAATGGAATGGTGTGGGCCACAGATCCAGGTAGACTTTGCCTTTCAGACCGTTTCCGAAACTTGACGCAAATGGATGTCGGCGAACCCTCCAGCAAGAGACAGAAGTCCTTTGAGCCTCTTCATACTGCATCTGGACGGCTTGGAGAGGATTTCAACCGGCTCATGCCCTCCGGCAGAAATGCAAAAGCCTCATTGCAGGCGAACTCACCCTTGACTTCAGTTAAGGTGACTCCCACGCAGTCTCCAAACAGCATGCAGGCTGACTGGAATGTCATCAACCTGCTCCGCTCTTACACGCCCAACAACATGGCCTCGCTCTATCACCCTGCTGCTGCAGGTTCCAGCCACACTGTCATGGCCTCACCTGTCCCTGGTAAGTATTTACAACATGATTTTCAGGAAATGCAATAGATCTGTTTATGCTTAAGAAATGATAGCAAAtatcacattaaataaaaacgAATTCAGCAACAGCTTTTCCAGACTTTAAGATAAGAATCAAGGTGAAGTATTGGCATAAAtaggtgaatctcacaaaaaaaaaaatatgacgataccagcatttccccctagcattttgaacACTGTTGTAAACGCCTCTGATTGGCTCTTGTGTTCGcgcgctcaacagatatgtcttgAAAGGTATCCCTAATATATCCGCTAGGGCTGGAACAATAAATCAATGCGTCGCGATTCGAGAAATTATTCTGGATCAATTCTGAGATTTTCTGAATACATTCCGTTTCTTTAATTGATTCTGAGCTtcatttttaacagcagatggcactgcgtgctttagaaacagccattctctgcttgcttccaattccttacacaccacttgaaaataatcattcataaagttcgaaaAGTTTGAAGCTaattacaagggtgtttgcaatgagctgtttacattaatctcgcttcataaaagcattctgagttGCAAGTACATTTAACCACTTACATGGACTCTCTTCAGCTCTTCAGCACTCTTCTTCGTGAGCATTTAAGCGTGccgttaaaaactagcctatagcgccatctgctgttaaaactaatTGCGATGCATTGATTTATTGCCTCAGCCCCTCTTCTGAAAGACAGATCCattgatagacgcctgctttcaaacgctcccatgtGTAAGCTGTGgaagcgctcggtgaagagtGTCAGAgatgtttatttacaacatgtttatgaagcgttgatcattgtaaccaatcacagacaatcagaggtgtttaagaatccgctcaacagctcTTAAAATGCTAGGGGAAAATGCTGGTATCATCACATTTTCACTTGGTTccaaagtcagtacttttgaaaaccctttttttatttatttatttttttcccacatCAAGATATTGAGAAGTGGCAGCTTAATTATCATAAATAGTGTCACAATACAAAAGATCCCAGTggttcccacacatagactttacttggcgggccgcccacgtataaaaacggccgcccaagtatattcggagacacatttttgcttttattatttttatcctcttatacttttatatccgtgcaagataatgaaaccatccgcgatcgatTAACTAATCGTTTCGTACCTTTCTACAAGCTCGCGCAACAgtgcttcagactgcttcaaagtgattctcaatcaatgaaaagcgcagatttatgccaagcgattgctagtgaactcaagttgatgaattattacaatgtctactttatggcttttatataaaatgttttagacaaTTGTaagatcagcctgcaatagtattgacatttcaaaataagagtagCTGTGTATTtcaggcttgtttataattaaaagtcacatgctaagtttttttctttttcttttgggcattattggtattttgattacacaataaattgtatttaatttgatttccatttaatccatagtaaattattgtctCCCCcaaaggaagaaaagactaagaacattatttgacacctatattattcattttataaattttactagtaaaatctgtgtcctattcactgagagagacactatatgacagcaaggagaacaaaggaaaatgtgaaccatttaaatgctgtaattttgcataatttatacatttaattacatactaacattatatgttatttaattaaaattaacttatataatacataaaaatactgttaaaaatcacacattgtttgtttgtcacatgtagtagaccatttttgcgccgtgggtaataggaggatttttcacccggctaccaccgcaagtatatttcaaacctgtgggaagcactggatCCTCATGTTTCAGTGTTAGTTATAGACTAGTTCAATAGATTTCAAGCCTCTGAGACAGTGCAGGCAGTACCCTTCAAgaactatttaaattttaaagacTTCACCATGGCCTCTTAAATGGCCTTGGCAGTTGTTTAGTCAGGACGTGGTCTGGGATTATGACTGAACACTACCCCATATGCTCCTCTCTTTAGGGAGTAGGTCCTTGATCTTCCCTCATTACCCCACTAGTATGACTCAGAGGAGAATCCAAACCAGCCCTCTGAGTAATGAACGCTGTGGACCTTCAGATAAGAGCTCTTAGAACTATCCAGGGTAAATGTCTTCGGCAGACCTTGCTCTCATTTCACAGGTATTGTGTTGTGGTCCATGTAGCTAATCGCATTGTGTCTCCTCGCAGCTTTGAAATATGCAGCGAAAACCGTGATGCCGTCGCCACCGGTGGGGTCCACGGCTGGGAGGAAAGTTTAAGTGATTTGATGTTGCTCAAAATGTTCTTCAGACACTACCGCTGAAAGGTTTGATGTGCTGGAAGGATGTACTGTACAGGCCGCAAGCTCTGCAATAGCCTTGGCTGGAAGACAGAATGAACTTGGACTGCAGCCTCGAACAGTGTTGTTTTGATTCAATTTGCATTCCATTATGGCAATAGATTCATCTGCGGTGCACTTAACACAAAACCGAACGTCAGACGCACAGACGTGCATGACGGTTGACTTGTGAATCTGTTGTGGGTCGGTGGTTTACGATGGCCTAAATACTAATCAAACTGCAAGCCCAGCAAGTGCCTccattactttttattaaaagcATAAATGCTTTATCTACGAGTGGACGGCACTGACCAAATAAACGAGGggcgctgtttttttttttttttttttgcttttctcTAATCGTGCAAGATTGTCTACATTGTTAATGTTTAACATCTCTTTTACACTTTACAGGTCAACTTTATGCTATGCAGAGAACGGGAAATCTATCATTTTCCAAagtttgaaatgttttcatttgtaCAAATTGAGCTGCTGTGTTACTGTCTCAGATCCGAGACTTCTGAAGCAATGGTGACGTACTGTGTACTGTTGTGTAGgtacatttaaaagaaaaaaaaaatgcagggaCTGCATGGAACCTCTTTCACTGTGACAAAACATTCAATGGGATCCTCAGGATTGATGAGAAACATAACTGTGATATTGTGCTGCCACTGCTGAGCAGTTCTGCCAAATGTGTGGTGagcatttttgtcttttttttttttgtgatgttacattttcatacaccagaatgtttttatgttgctttt encodes the following:
- the znf217 gene encoding zinc finger protein 217 isoform X2, whose translation is MPTHPLIPYVESPDGLGHDILSHSSANMPGTGSSMTPHASLVEKSDTLAESSLPLDCMFCEETFLHQEDLGPHLLSQHPTTFHAPAVLRVEAEFLTPSDRARSKTCPAVEKNEELCCVVCGQAVADATELETHMRKHKDSFTYCCGLCGRRFKEPWFLKNHMRTHGGKAGSKNKNQDLEIPTTVNDVIQDQPPSPVVTPYKMCMICGFFFLNKEVLAEHSKVHNRELEVDENVSPESQPSEEVPVSQKSFLQTLQLHPSGAREAEQNHPSGRWISQLDPFNTYQAWQLATRGKIAAGPNLAKELNADSNSENEDSGSEKEELGAIWASGGADKPARRGLRSELKPTETPSPSPEQKGLIRKDKPTNCEECGKIFRTYHQLVLHSRIHKGRGGAESPTTPVDGRAQSVGSCSSSSLDRAEEYSEDGSEEGVPVDAFNPDKSEDGSGKMKLKILAPRKCSYCGKTFRSNYYLNIHLRTHTGEKPYKCEYCDYAAAQKTSLRYHLDRRHKDKPFTEIPNIPATSSARNIIKAIEPPKNEDNQQTLKPAKQWLAPKPLPASVKHESGMSQAVITSTSPFIQVKQEYVSSPVAAPYTPASEVNKKYPLPVNLKLEEKEASEAPLNLSLKVSLSVSATSVPRNRLLTNTCTSCSYETLYPEVLLMHKKLIHKEKFDVKKNGYRGPQKQKRYTGCPPALEGKDVTPLPNINRKHPRRTKSPLRQPEKPGERVSKHQQMSKISPAKERWREQHQDGQRGRESDATSSLSRISEQESSRKVNVPIVNDRELSKKRPGLDHEMNQRASVGKNGMVWATDPGRLCLSDRFRNLTQMDVGEPSSKRQKSFEPLHTASGRLGEDFNRLMPSGRNAKASLQANSPLTSVKVTPTQSPNSMQADWNVINLLRSYTPNNMASLYHPAAAGSSHTVMASPVPALKYAAKTVMPSPPVGSTAGRKV
- the znf217 gene encoding zinc finger protein 217 isoform X1 — protein: MPTHPLIPYVESPDGLGHDILSHSSANMPGTGSSMTPHASLVEKSDTLAESSLPLDCMFCEETFLHQEDLGPHLLSQHPTTFHAPAVLRVEAEFLTPSDRARSKTCPAVEKNEELCCVVCGQAVADATELETHMRKHKDSFTYCCGLCGRRFKEPWFLKNHMRTHGGKAGSKNKNQDLEIPTTVNDVIQDQPPSPVVTPYKMCMICGFFFLNKEVLAEHSKVHNRELEVDENVSPESQPSEEVPVSQKSFLQTLQLHPSGAREAEQNHPSGRWISQLDPFNTYQAWQLATRGKIAAGPNLAKELNADSNSENEDSGSEKEELGAIWASGGADKPARRGLRSELKPTETPSPSPEQKGLIRKDKPTNCEECGKIFRTYHQLVLHSRIHKGRGGAESPTTPVDGRAQSVGSCSSSSLDRAEEYSEDGSEEGVPVDAFNPDKSEDGSGKMKLKILAPRKCSYCGKTFRSNYYLNIHLRTHTGEKPYKCEYCDYAAAQKTSLRYHLDRRHKDKPFTEIPNIPATSSARNIIKAIEPPKNEDNQQTLKPAKQWLAPKPLPASVKHESGMSQAVITSTSPFIQVKQEYVSSPVAAPYTPASEVNKKYPLPVNLKLEEKEASEAPLNLSLKVSLSVSATSVPRNRLLTNTCTSCSYETLYPEVLLMHKKLIHKEKFDVKKNGYRGPQKQKRYTGCPPALEGKDVTPLPNINRKHPRRTKSPLRQPEKPGERVSKHQQMSKISPAKERWREQHQDGQRGRESDATSSLSRISEQESSRKVNVPIVNDRELSKKRPGLDHEMNQRASVGKNGMVWATDPGRLCLSDRFRNLTQMDVGEPSSKRQKSFEPLHTASGRLGEDFNRLMPSGRNAKASLQANSPLTSVKVTPTQSPNSMQADWNVINLLRSYTPNNMASLYHPAAAGSSHTVMASPVPGSRSLIFPHYPTSMTQRRIQTSPLSNERCGPSDKSS